TGCCCCAGGTACTTCATGAGCCTCACCCCGTTATCCGGCGCCAATCATCCACTCAAGGGCATCGGCCTGATGGTGCTGGCGACCTTCCTGTTCGCCAGCCACGATGCCATGTCCAAATACCTGTCGGGTTTCTACCCGATCGTGCTGATCGTCTGGGCGCGCTATCTGGTGCATACCCTGCTGATGGCCGGGATCTTCCTGCCGCAGTCCGGTCTGCGCGTGCTGCGCACCAAACGCCCCGGCTTGCAGGTATTGCGCGCGCTGTGCCTGCTGGGAGTCAGCCTGCTGTTCACCACGGGGCTGATGTTCATTCCGCTGGCCGAGGCGACCTCGGTGATCTTCCTCGCGCCGCTGCTGGTCACGGCGCTGTCGGTGCCATTGCTGGGCGAGCGCGTCAGCCTTGGCCAGTGGGCAGCGGTGCTCATCGGTTTCGTCGGTGTGCTGGTCATCGTCCATCCGGGCGGCAGCCTGTTCACCCCGGCGGTGTTGCTGCCCTTGAGCGCGGCGCTGTGCTTCAGCCTCTACCAGATCCTCACCCGCCGCCTGAGCGAAGTGGACAGCGCCACCACCAGCAACTTCTGCGCCGGGCTGGTCAACACCCTGGTGATGAGCCTGCTGGTGCCCTTCTTCTGGCAGGTGCCCAGCCTCACCCATGGCCTGATGATGCTGGCGCTGGGTGGCTTCGGCATGGGCGCCCATCTGCTGCTGACCCATGCCTTCCGCCATGCGGCCCCCGCATTGCTGGCGCCGTTCGGCTACGTGCAGATCGTCTTTGCCGGGTTGCTGGGCTGGCTGGTGTTCCAGCACACGCCAGACACCACGGCGCTGGTCGGTATCGTCGTCATCTGCCTGAGCGGCCTGGCCGCCGCCTGGCAGAGCCGACGTTGAGGCACAGAGAGGCGCGAAGCTGACCGAGGAGAACATCCGCAAAGGCTAGTCGGAGTGGGCGCCCGAATAGCCTACGGCCATCCAGCAATGGCGTAGCCCGGATGCAATCCGGGATTGCCCTCACGCCCCGTCGCTGACTTGGGCGACGCGGTTGCGGCCGCTGTGCTTGGCGAGATAGAGGCCTTCGTCGGCCTTGATCACCAGGCTCAGCGGTTCGCTGCCCATCGCCGGGCGCAGGGTGGCGAGGCCGATGCTGACGCTGATCGACGAACCCGGCGTGGGCAGGTCATGGGGAATGCCCAGCGCCTCCACGGCGCGGCGGATCTTCTCGGCCTGCAGGCGCGCACCACCGGCTGCGGTGCTGGGCATGATCACGGCGAATTCCTCGCCGCCATAGCGTGCGACCAGGTCGCTCGAGCGTGAACAACTGGCACGCAGGGTGTCACCGACGCGGCGCAACACGTCGTCGCCTTCCACATGGCCGTACTGGTCGTTGTAGGCCTTGAAATAGTCCACGTCGATCATCAGCAGCGACAACTCGTTCTGCTCGCGCATGGCGCGGCTCCATTCGATTTCCAGGTACTCGTCGAAGTAGCGGCGGTTGGCCAGGCCGGTCAGGCCGTCGGACTTGATCAGCCGTTGCAGTACCAGGTTGGTGTCGAGCAGTTGCTGTTGGCTCTCACGCAGCGCCCGGTAGGCTTCGTCGCGCTGCAGCAGGGTGAGGTAGGAGCGCGAGTGATAGCGAATGCGTGCCAGCAGTTCGATCACGTCCGGCAGTTTGACCAGATAGTCGTTGGCGCCCGCGCTGAAGGCGGCGCTCTTGACCTGGGGATCTTCCTTGGTCGACAGCACGATGATCGGTACGTCGCGCAGGCCCGGGGCGGCGCGATACTGGCCGAGCAGTTCGAGGCCGTCGATGCCGGGCATGACCAGATCCTGCAGGATCACCGTCGGCTTGATCTGCTGCGCTACGCTCAGCGCCTGCTGCGGGTCGGAGCAGAAGTGGAAGTCGATGTCGCTCTCCTCGCTCAGTGCCCGTCTCACGGCCTCGCCGATCATGGCCTGATCGTCGACCAGCAGCACCATCATGGGCTGCTCGTGCAGGCCATGTTGCGGGTTGGAATCCCCTATGGGCCGTTGCATTACCTTGTCTCCGCCAATATGTGAATGATGAAGGCGCTCAGCCCAGTCGCTCGACCAGGCGCGCCGCGATCCTGCCCAGTGGCAGGACTTCGACCGCAGCATCCAGCGCCACAGCGGCCTTGGGCATGCCATACACGGCGCTGCTGGCCTGATCCTGGGCGATGGTGTGGAAACCGCGTTCGCGCATCCGTTTCAGACCCTGTGCACCGTCGCGTCCCATGCCCGTCAGGAGCACGCCGATCGCTTCGCCGCGCCAGTGGCTGGCCACGCTCTCGAAGAACACATCGATAGAGGGACGATAGACCTGATCGAGCGGTTCGCGACGATATTCCAGATGCCCCTGCTCGGTCAGATACAGATGATTGTTGGTGCCGGCCAACAAGACGGCGCCGGGTTGCAGGGCTTCGCCGTCTCGGGCCAGGCGTACGGGCATCTGCGACTCGCTGGCCAGCCATTGCGCCATGCCGGCGGCGAACACCTCGTCGACATGCTGAACCAGCACGATGCTGGCCGCGAAATCACTGGGAATCTCCCTGAGCAACTCCACCAGGGACGCCGGGCCACCGGCGGAGGCGCCGATGGCCACCAGGCTCCGGCCACGGTTCTCGTTACCGCTCAGAGGCGACTGTCGGACCGAGCGCGAGGTCTTGTGGCCGATCATCCAGGCGATGTTGTGGATCTTGCGGCGCAGGGTCGCCGCGTCGAGCGTCTGCTGCGGGCCGAGTGACGGCACGGCGACCACGTCCAGGGCGCCGGCGCCCATGGCATCGAACACCTGGGTCATGTTGCGCTCGACATCGGAAGTGACGATGAGGATGGCGCAGGGGGTGTCCTGCATGATCCGACGGGTCGCCTGTACGCCGTCCATGCCGGGCATCAGCATGTCCATCAGTAGCAGGTCGGGCAGATCCTCCTGGCAGCGGAGCACGGCTTCCTCGCCATCGGTGGCCACCCAGATCAACTGGTATTGCGGCTCGGTGGCCAGGGCGCGGCGCAGCGCCTCGACGGCCAGCGGCATGTCATTGGCAATGGCGATCCTCATTCGCGGGCCTCACCGATCAGGGTTTGTACGGCATCGAGCAGCGCTTCGTCATGGAAGCTCGCCTTGGCTAGATAATAGTCGGCACCGGCCTCCAGGCCACGGCGGCGATCCTCTTCGCGATCCTTGTAGGACACCACCATCACCGGCAGCGAGCGCAGGCGCGGATCCTGGCGTACCAGGGTGACCAGCTCGATGCCGTCCATGCGCGGCATGTCGATATCACTGATCAGCAGGTCGAAGTTCCCGGCGCGCAGGGCGTTCCAGCCGTCCATGCCGTCGACGGCCACTTCCACCTGATAGCCGCGGCTGAGCAGCAGCTTGCGCTCCAGCTCGCGCACCGTCAGCGAGTCGTCGACCACCAGCACGCGCTTGGCCTGCGTCTGGCGTGCCTGGCTGCCATGGTCGACCCGCTGCAGATGGCCGGCGCCGAGCAGTTTGCCCACCGAGTTGAGCAGGTCATCGACATCGAGAATCAGCACCGGCGTGCCATCGTGCAGCAAGGCGCCTGCCGCCACGTCGCGCACCTTGCCCAGGCGGGGATCGAGCGGCATCAGCACCAGGGTGTACTCGCCGATGAAGGCCTCCACGGCCAGGCCATGGCAGCGCTCGCGATCACGGATCAGCACGATCGGGATGTTCTCCTGCTCGCCTTGTGCGTCGGGGCGCTGCAGTAATTGGGCGACGGAGATCAGGCCGATGTGTTCGTCCTCCAACCAGAACTGCTGGCGCCCTTCGAGCTGGACGATGGCGCTGCGCGGCAGACGCAGCATGCGTTCGATCTGCGCCAGCGGGAAGGCATAGGCCTCGCCGCCGATGCTCACCACCAGGGCGCGCACCACCGACAGGGTCAGCGGTAGTTCGAGGTGGAACAGGCAGCCCGCCTGTGGGCTGCGTAACAGGCGGACATTGCCGCGCATGCGGCGAATCTCGTGCTGCACCACATCCAGGCCGACGCCACGCCCGGAGACTTCGGTGACCTGCTGGCTGAGGCTGAAGCCGGGCAGGAAGAGGAAGGCCAGCAGTTCTTCCTCGGTCATCTGCGCCACCTGTTCCGCCGAGGCTAACTGGCGGCTGACCACGGCCTGGGCGACGCGGTCGAGGTCGATGCCGGCGCCATCGTCGCTGACCTCCAGCACCAGCATGCCGGCATGGTGGCGTGCACGCAGTTGCACGCAGCCTTCCTCCGCCTTGCCCTTGCGCGTGCGCTCGGCCGGTTGCTCGATGCCATGGTCGACGGCATTGCGCAGCAGGTGGGTCAGTGGCGCTTCCAGGCGTTGCAGCACGTCGCGGTCGACCTGGGTATTCTCGCCTTCGATCTCCAGGCGTACCTGCTTGCCCAGCGAACGGCCGAGATCACGCAGCATGCGCGCCTGGCCGCCGAGGACATCGGCGAACGGGCGCATGCGCGCCGCCAGGGCCAGGTCATAGAGCTGCTGGGTGCGCTGACCGCCATGCCAGACGAAGTCGTCGAACAGCTCCTGATGAGCCTGCAACTGCTGCTGGCATTCGATCAGCAGGTTGCGACTCTCGTTGAACAGGGCCTGGGCGGTGGCATCCAGGGCGCTGCCGAGCAGGTGTTCGCGCAGGGATTCCAGGGTGCGCCGCGCTGCTTCCTGCTGGCGCTTGAGACGCTGCAGGGCTGCGCTCAACGGCTTGGTGCGCTGGAATTCCACCAGCGACTTGCCGGAGAGGTCGATCAGGTGGTCGAAGCGTTCGGCCGATACGCGCAGCACCCGGGCGTTGCGTTCGTCCGCCTGAGTGTCGCTGGATGTCGCGGCAGCGGCAGGATTTGCCGGGGCCTGATCGGCGGTTGCGCTGGGCACGGTCGACGCTATCGGGGCTGGTGCGGGCTGGCCGAACAGCGTGCGCAAGCGCGAGGTCAGGCTGGCCACTTCGGCGTCGAGGGCCTCGTCGGGCTGCGCCTGGCCGATGCGCAGGAGCAGGTCGGAGCCCTGCAGCAAGGCATCGATATGTTCCGGCGACAGGCGTAGCCGGTGTTCCTGTGCGGCCACCAGCATGTCTTCCATGACATGGGCGACCTGAACGCCATTGTCCAGGCCGACGATGCGCGCGGCACCCTTGAGCGAGTGGGCTGCCCGCATGCAGGCCTCGAGCTGCCCGGCATTGATCGGGTCGCGCTCGAGCGTCAGCAGGCCGCTGTCGAACACCTGCTTCTGCGCCTCCGCCTCCAGGCGGAAGAGTTCCAGCAGCGATGCATCCCTCATCTGATCCGGTGTCACGCGAGGCTCCTGATCATGTGCTGCAACAGCGCTTCGTCATCCAGTACGGTGATGCTGCGCGCCTGCCACTGCAGCACTCCGGCGCTGAAGCGACTGATGGCGCGGCTGTCTTCGTGGCGTGGGTTGCTGATGCGTGCCAGCGGCACGCGCTGGGTGCCGCTGACTTCGTCCACGGGGATCACCAGCGGGCCACTTTCGCTGTGCAGAATCAGCATGCGCGGGATCACCCGGCGATTGTCGCTCGGCGCTGCCTGGCTCGGCAGACCGAGCAGGTCGGCCAGCGACAGGCAGGCGACCAGGGTGCCGCGAACGTTGGTTACCCCAAGCAGGCCTTGCTCGTTGCGATGCGGCAGCACGTGGATCGGCGACACCGGCATCACTTCGGCCAGGCGTCGCGTGGCGATGCCCAGCCATTGTTCGCCGAGACGGAAGATCAGCAGCGAGCGCTGCTCGCCGACCTGGGGCGGAGTGTCTTCGGCCTCGTCCTCTGCCGGTGCTTCGTTCTGCAGACTGCCGTAGCGGTCGAGCAGGGCGATGGCGGCGGCGCCGTAGACCTCGCAGTTGCGGCAGTGGATATGATGCGCCAGGAGCGGGCAGCTCTTGTCGCCGAACACGCCGATGCGGTTCCAGCAGTCGTCCACCTGCGTCCGTTCGAGCAGGGTCTCAGTCACGCTTGCCTACCTCCGTGTTCTGCGCACGCCGGTACAGGCGCTGTGCTGCGTTGGTATCACCCTGGGCTTGCAGATGTGCGGCCAGGTGGGTAAGCGCCTCAGGATGTTGCGGATCGAGATAGATGGCCTTGCGGTAGTAGGCGCAGGCCTGCTCACCGTTGCCTTGCACGTCGCTGAGCAGGCCCAGCCAGTAGTAGCCCTCGGCACTGGGGCCCTGTGCCTGCAGATGCCGTTCGCAGCGTTGCCGGGCTTCGTCGCTGCGCCCGGCGTTGGCCAGCGCGGCGACCTCTTGCCAGATGTCCCGCGCCTGGCTGGCAGGTACGACCGGCGCCTGCACTGCCGGGCTGGGGCGCTGGCGCACCGCGACGCTGGGCCGTGGTGCCGGCATCGGCGCCTGGCGCAGCGGCGGCGTGCTGGGGCGCGGCACGGGAGCGGGCGCCGGTCTGGGTGGTGCCACGCGGAAGGCGAAGGTCTGTTGCCGGCCGATGGCCTGCAGGCCGCTCTGGCTGGCCAGGCTGGCTTCGGCCGGGCCGATGAACAGGGTGCCGCCTTCCTGCAATTGGCGCTTGAGCGCTTCCAGCACGCGCACCTGAGTGAGGCGGTCGAAATAGATCAGCAGGTTGCGGCAGAAGATGAAGTCGTAGGGGGCTTCGCCTGCGAACAACGCGGGATCCAGCAGGTTGCCGGTACGCAGGCTGACGCAGTCACGCACCCGAGTATCAAGCAGATAACCATCGGCCTGTTGCTGGAAGTGGCGCTGACGAAATGCCAGTTGCTCGCCACGGAACGAGTTGCGCCCGTACAGGCCGCGGCGCGCCTGTTCCAGTACCTTGTCGCTGACGTCCAGCGCGTCAATATGGAACTGCGCGGGCAGGAGGCCGGCGTCGAGCAGGGTCATGGCGATGGAGTAGGGCTCCTCGCCGCTGGAGCAGGGCAGGCTGATCAGCCGTAGCGGACGACTGCCGGCTAGCTGCACCAGTCGTTCCACGGCCAGGCTGGCCAGCGCGTTGAAGGACTCGGGATAGCGGAAGAACCAGGTTTCCGGCACTACCACGGCCTCGACCAGTGCCTGTTGTTCGCGCGGCGAGCCGCCCAATGTGGTCCAGTAATCTTCCAGCGCGCTCTGTTCGAGCGCCGCCATGCGCTGGCGCACCGCTCGCTCGATCACGCTGCGGCCGATCGACTCGGCGTCCAGGCCGATACGGCTTTTGAGCAGGCGTTCGATGTGCTCGATCATGCCGTCAGTCTCACTCCTGTGCCTGGAACAGCAGGGCGCGCATGGAGCTATCGAGCAGGCCGGCAACCTCGATGCGCTGGATCAGGCCGGCGCCCTTGCCTTGCACGGGGCCGAGATAATCGGGCTGGCCGGCTTCCAGCCCGCTGCTCTGGAACGCTTCTTCCGAGAGGCGCAGGGTGTTGGTCGCCTGCTCGAGAATCAGCCCCAGCACGGCGTCAGCCTCAATCATGGGTGCATCGAAATGCACCAGCACCAGGCGCGTGCTGTTGCGCGCCAGGGCCGGGCGGCCGAGCACGCGACGGCTGAGATCGAGTACCGGGATCATCCGTCCGCGATGCGCGAGCAAGCCGGCGACCCATTCTGGCGCCTCGGGAATCTGCTTGAGGCGGCGCAGCGGCAGCACCTCGACCACCTCGCGGGCGGCGAGCGCATAGCGATCCTCGCCGAGCTGGAACTGCAGGTGCAGTTCGCCGGCCGACGCCTTGCTGGAGGCTTGCATGCTCAGACCTTGAAGCGGCTGACGCCAACGCGCAGGTTGTTGGCCACCTGGTTCAGCTCGTCGATGGCGCTGCCGGCCTGGCGCAGCGAGTCGACGGTCTGGCTGCTCGCTTCGCTCAGTTGCACCAGTGCCTGGTTGATCTGTTCGGCGCCGGTGGACTGCGCCTGCATGCCCTCGTTGACCATCTGGATACGCGGGGCCAGGGCTTGCACCTGCTGGATGATCTGATTGAGCTGGTCGCCCATCTGGGTCATCTCACCGATGCCGCGGCGTACTTCTTCGGAGAACTTGTCCATGCCCATCACGCCGGCCGACACGGCAGACTGGATCTCGCGCACCATCTGCTCGATGTCGTAGGTGGCCACTGCGGTCTGGTCGGCCAGGCGACGCACTTCCACGGCCACCACGGCGAAGCCCTTACCATATTCGCCGGCTTTCTCCGCCTCGATGGCGGCATTCACCGACAGCAGGTTGGTCTGGTCAGCCACCTTGACGATGGTGGTGACCACCTGGGTGATGTTGCCGGCCTTCTCGTTGAGGATCGACAGCTTGCCGTTGACCACGTCGGCGGCACCCATCACCTGATGCATGATCTCTTCCATGCGCGCCAGGCCGAGCTGGCCGGTGCCGGCGAGGATGGAGGTCTGTTCGGCGGTGTCGGACACCTCGCTCATGGTGCGCACCAGGTCGCGTGAGGTGGCGGCGATTTCCCGCGAGGTGGCGCCGATCTCGGTGGTGGTGGCGGCGGTTTCCGTGGCGGTGGCCTGCTGCTGGCGCGAGGTGGCGGCAATCTCGGTGACCGAGGTGGTCATCTGCACGGCCGAACGCTGAGCGTTGCCGACCAGGGTCTTGAGTTCGGCCACCATGCTGTTGAAACCCTGCTCGATGACGTTGAACTCGTCGTGCCGTTGCAGATCCAGTCGTACCGACAGGTCGCCGCTTTCCAGGGTCTTGAGCTTGCTG
The genomic region above belongs to Pseudomonas sp. GOM7 and contains:
- a CDS encoding DMT family transporter, whose amino-acid sequence is MSLTPLSGANHPLKGIGLMVLATFLFASHDAMSKYLSGFYPIVLIVWARYLVHTLLMAGIFLPQSGLRVLRTKRPGLQVLRALCLLGVSLLFTTGLMFIPLAEATSVIFLAPLLVTALSVPLLGERVSLGQWAAVLIGFVGVLVIVHPGGSLFTPAVLLPLSAALCFSLYQILTRRLSEVDSATTSNFCAGLVNTLVMSLLVPFFWQVPSLTHGLMMLALGGFGMGAHLLLTHAFRHAAPALLAPFGYVQIVFAGLLGWLVFQHTPDTTALVGIVVICLSGLAAAWQSRR
- a CDS encoding response regulator is translated as MQRPIGDSNPQHGLHEQPMMVLLVDDQAMIGEAVRRALSEESDIDFHFCSDPQQALSVAQQIKPTVILQDLVMPGIDGLELLGQYRAAPGLRDVPIIVLSTKEDPQVKSAAFSAGANDYLVKLPDVIELLARIRYHSRSYLTLLQRDEAYRALRESQQQLLDTNLVLQRLIKSDGLTGLANRRYFDEYLEIEWSRAMREQNELSLLMIDVDYFKAYNDQYGHVEGDDVLRRVGDTLRASCSRSSDLVARYGGEEFAVIMPSTAAGGARLQAEKIRRAVEALGIPHDLPTPGSSISVSIGLATLRPAMGSEPLSLVIKADEGLYLAKHSGRNRVAQVSDGA
- a CDS encoding chemotaxis response regulator protein-glutamate methylesterase — encoded protein: MRIAIANDMPLAVEALRRALATEPQYQLIWVATDGEEAVLRCQEDLPDLLLMDMLMPGMDGVQATRRIMQDTPCAILIVTSDVERNMTQVFDAMGAGALDVVAVPSLGPQQTLDAATLRRKIHNIAWMIGHKTSRSVRQSPLSGNENRGRSLVAIGASAGGPASLVELLREIPSDFAASIVLVQHVDEVFAAGMAQWLASESQMPVRLARDGEALQPGAVLLAGTNNHLYLTEQGHLEYRREPLDQVYRPSIDVFFESVASHWRGEAIGVLLTGMGRDGAQGLKRMRERGFHTIAQDQASSAVYGMPKAAVALDAAVEVLPLGRIAARLVERLG
- a CDS encoding hybrid sensor histidine kinase/response regulator, with amino-acid sequence MTPDQMRDASLLELFRLEAEAQKQVFDSGLLTLERDPINAGQLEACMRAAHSLKGAARIVGLDNGVQVAHVMEDMLVAAQEHRLRLSPEHIDALLQGSDLLLRIGQAQPDEALDAEVASLTSRLRTLFGQPAPAPIASTVPSATADQAPANPAAAATSSDTQADERNARVLRVSAERFDHLIDLSGKSLVEFQRTKPLSAALQRLKRQQEAARRTLESLREHLLGSALDATAQALFNESRNLLIECQQQLQAHQELFDDFVWHGGQRTQQLYDLALAARMRPFADVLGGQARMLRDLGRSLGKQVRLEIEGENTQVDRDVLQRLEAPLTHLLRNAVDHGIEQPAERTRKGKAEEGCVQLRARHHAGMLVLEVSDDGAGIDLDRVAQAVVSRQLASAEQVAQMTEEELLAFLFLPGFSLSQQVTEVSGRGVGLDVVQHEIRRMRGNVRLLRSPQAGCLFHLELPLTLSVVRALVVSIGGEAYAFPLAQIERMLRLPRSAIVQLEGRQQFWLEDEHIGLISVAQLLQRPDAQGEQENIPIVLIRDRERCHGLAVEAFIGEYTLVLMPLDPRLGKVRDVAAGALLHDGTPVLILDVDDLLNSVGKLLGAGHLQRVDHGSQARQTQAKRVLVVDDSLTVRELERKLLLSRGYQVEVAVDGMDGWNALRAGNFDLLISDIDMPRMDGIELVTLVRQDPRLRSLPVMVVSYKDREEDRRRGLEAGADYYLAKASFHDEALLDAVQTLIGEARE
- a CDS encoding chemotaxis protein CheW, which codes for MTETLLERTQVDDCWNRIGVFGDKSCPLLAHHIHCRNCEVYGAAAIALLDRYGSLQNEAPAEDEAEDTPPQVGEQRSLLIFRLGEQWLGIATRRLAEVMPVSPIHVLPHRNEQGLLGVTNVRGTLVACLSLADLLGLPSQAAPSDNRRVIPRMLILHSESGPLVIPVDEVSGTQRVPLARISNPRHEDSRAISRFSAGVLQWQARSITVLDDEALLQHMIRSLA
- a CDS encoding CheR family methyltransferase; the encoded protein is MIEHIERLLKSRIGLDAESIGRSVIERAVRQRMAALEQSALEDYWTTLGGSPREQQALVEAVVVPETWFFRYPESFNALASLAVERLVQLAGSRPLRLISLPCSSGEEPYSIAMTLLDAGLLPAQFHIDALDVSDKVLEQARRGLYGRNSFRGEQLAFRQRHFQQQADGYLLDTRVRDCVSLRTGNLLDPALFAGEAPYDFIFCRNLLIYFDRLTQVRVLEALKRQLQEGGTLFIGPAEASLASQSGLQAIGRQQTFAFRVAPPRPAPAPVPRPSTPPLRQAPMPAPRPSVAVRQRPSPAVQAPVVPASQARDIWQEVAALANAGRSDEARQRCERHLQAQGPSAEGYYWLGLLSDVQGNGEQACAYYRKAIYLDPQHPEALTHLAAHLQAQGDTNAAQRLYRRAQNTEVGKRD
- a CDS encoding chemotaxis protein CheW; its protein translation is MQASSKASAGELHLQFQLGEDRYALAAREVVEVLPLRRLKQIPEAPEWVAGLLAHRGRMIPVLDLSRRVLGRPALARNSTRLVLVHFDAPMIEADAVLGLILEQATNTLRLSEEAFQSSGLEAGQPDYLGPVQGKGAGLIQRIEVAGLLDSSMRALLFQAQE
- a CDS encoding methyl-accepting chemotaxis protein, whose product is MKNLTLRNRIIASFTVIIVILLLMAMMAYLRTTLIKKETEQMVNNSVPGAYYVNEMQDQWARHMLDTRRLQLRLLDEKDDTLIAHYRDQCAAYQDAIEQLLGEYRRTVTNEGEQKLLDAFQRNYQQYRKLHAQLLAILETGDLYAARQFGGNKVFPKWDEGQLNLSQLSKINREQSDTATKLINNAVHTLELTIPLSILLIIIIAAVSGLLLLRSILQPVNLIVSKLKTLESGDLSVRLDLQRHDEFNVIEQGFNSMVAELKTLVGNAQRSAVQMTTSVTEIAATSRQQQATATETAATTTEIGATSREIAATSRDLVRTMSEVSDTAEQTSILAGTGQLGLARMEEIMHQVMGAADVVNGKLSILNEKAGNITQVVTTIVKVADQTNLLSVNAAIEAEKAGEYGKGFAVVAVEVRRLADQTAVATYDIEQMVREIQSAVSAGVMGMDKFSEEVRRGIGEMTQMGDQLNQIIQQVQALAPRIQMVNEGMQAQSTGAEQINQALVQLSEASSQTVDSLRQAGSAIDELNQVANNLRVGVSRFKV